Proteins encoded together in one Salvelinus fontinalis isolate EN_2023a chromosome 6, ASM2944872v1, whole genome shotgun sequence window:
- the LOC129858678 gene encoding NADH-quinone oxidoreductase subunit N-like, which produces MIELRSLFHIISLFYTISLFYIISLFHTISLFYIISLFHTISLFYTISLFYTISLFYTISLFYTISLFYTISLFYTISLFYIISLFYAISLFHIISLFYTISLFHIISLFYTISLFYTISLFYIISLFYAISLFHIISLFYTISLFYIISLFYAISLFHIISLFYTISLFHIISLFYTISLFYTISLFYTISIFHIISLFYTISLFYTISLFYTISIFYTISLFYTISLFYTISLFYTISMFYTISLFYIISLFYTISLFHIISLFYTISLIYNISLFYTISLFYTISLFYTISLFYTISLFYTISLFYTISLFYTISLIYNISLFYTISLFYTISLFYTISLFYTISLFYTISLFYTISLFYTISLFYNISLFYTISLLYTISLFYTISLFHIISSATSE; this is translated from the exons ATGATAGAGCTCAGGAG CCTGTTCCACATCATCAGCCTGTTCTACACTATCAGCCTATTCTACATCATCAGCCTGTTCCACACCATCAGCCTGTTCTACATCATCAGCCTGTTCCACACCATCAGCCTGTTCTACACTATCAGCCTGTTCTACACCATCAGCCTGTTCTACACTATCAGCCTGTTCTACACCATCAGCCTGTTCTACACTATCAGCCTGTTCTACACTATCAGCCTGTTCTACATCATCAGCCTGTTCTACGCCATCAGCCTGTTCCACATCATCAGCCTGTTCTACACCATCAGCTTGTTCCACATTATCAGCCTGTTCTACACCATCAGCCTGTTCTACACTATCAGCCTGTTCTACATCATCAGCCTGTTCTACGCCATCAGCCTGTTCCACATCATCAGCCTGTTCTACACTATCAGCCTGTTCTACATCATCAGCCTGTTCTACGCCATCAGCCTGTTCCACATCATCAGCCTGTTCTACACCATCAGCTTGTTCCACATTATCAGCCTGTTCTACACCATCAGCCTGTTCTACACTATCAGCCTGTTCTACACCATCAGCATCTTCCACATTATCAGCCTGTTCTACACCATCAGCCTGTTCTACACTATCAGCCTGTTCTACACCATCAGCATCTTCTACACTATCAGCCTGTTCTACACTATCAGCCTGTTCTACACTATCAGCCTGTTCTACACTATCAGCATGTTCTACACTATCAGCCTGTTCTACATCATCAGCCTATTCTACACTATCAGCCTGTTCCACATTATCAGCCTGTTCTACACTATCAGCCTGATCTACAATATCAGCCTATTCTACACCATCAGCCTGTTCTACACTATCAGCCTGTTCTACACTATCAGCCTGTTCTACACTATCAGCCTGTTCTACACTATCAGCCTGTTCTACACTATCAGCCTGTTCTACACTATCAGCCTGATCTACAATATCAGCCTATTCTACACCATCAGCCTGTTCTACACTATCAGCCTGTTCTACACTATCAGCCTGTTCTACACTATCAGCCTGTTCTACACTATCAGCCTGTTCTACACTATCAGCCTGTTCTACACTATCAGCCTGTTCTACAATATCAGCCTGTTCTACACTATCAGCCTGTTATACACTATCAGCCTGTTCTACACTATCAGCCTGTTCCACATTATCAGCAGTGCAACGTCTGAATAA